The Desulfococcus multivorans DNA window TCGACCGTCGTCGTTGACCCGCATATAGAACGGTTTGATCTCCATGGGATAATCGTAGATGATGACGGGCCGTTTGAAATGCACCTCGGTGATATACCGCTCGTGCTCGGACTGGAGATCCTTTCCGTAGACCGGGTCGTGATCGAATTTCCGCCGAGCCGTCTTCAGGATGTTCACCGCCTCTGTATAAGGAAGTCGAACGAATTCCGATGAAAGGATGCCGTCAAGGCACGCCCTTAAACCCTTGTCCACGAAACGGGCGAAAAGATCGATATCATCTGCCGCGTGATCGAGAATATATCGGGTCAGAAACTGAATCAGTTCCTGGCCCAGCGTCATGTTCCCGGCCAGATCGCAGAAGGCCATCTCCGGCTCCACCATCCAGAACTCGGCGACATGACGGCTGGTGTTGGAATTTTCCGCCCGAAAAGTCGGACCGAAGGTGTAGACATCCCCGAGCGCCATCGCGAACATCTCGGCTTCGAGCTGTCCGGAGACGGTGAGGCTTGCCTCTCTTCCAAAAAAATCAGCCGAAAAATCGACCTTGCCCTCTTTTTTGGGAATATCGTTCAAATCCAGGGTCGTCACACGAAACATCTCACCGGCCCCTTCGCAATCCGAACCCGTAATGATGGGGGAGTGAATGCAGGTGAACCCCCGTTCCCTGAAAAAGGTGTGGACGGCATAGGCCAGGGTCGACCGGATACGGAAGGCCGCTCCGTATTTGTTGGTCCGGGGTCGGAGGTGGGCGATGGATCGCAGAAATTCATCGCTGTGCCGCTTTTTCTGGAGAGGATAGTCTTCATCAGCCGCACCGATGATCGTGACGCCCTCGGCCTGAATCTCCCATTTCTGGCCGCTGCCTTGGGAGGGGATCAGTCGACCGGTGACGGCGACGGCGGCCCCGGTATTCAGTCGTTTTACGTTGTCATAGTCCGCAATGGCGGCATCCGCTACCACCTGGATGTTTTTGAGGCAGGATCCGTCGTTCAACTCGATAAAAGAAAAGTTTTTGGAATCCCTGCGGGTTCTGACCCATCCCTTCACCAGAACATCGTTCAC harbors:
- the asnS gene encoding asparagine--tRNA ligase, whose amino-acid sequence is MRRTKIVHLIDAAHPVNDVLVKGWVRTRRDSKNFSFIELNDGSCLKNIQVVADAAIADYDNVKRLNTGAAVAVTGRLIPSQGSGQKWEIQAEGVTIIGAADEDYPLQKKRHSDEFLRSIAHLRPRTNKYGAAFRIRSTLAYAVHTFFRERGFTCIHSPIITGSDCEGAGEMFRVTTLDLNDIPKKEGKVDFSADFFGREASLTVSGQLEAEMFAMALGDVYTFGPTFRAENSNTSRHVAEFWMVEPEMAFCDLAGNMTLGQELIQFLTRYILDHAADDIDLFARFVDKGLRACLDGILSSEFVRLPYTEAVNILKTARRKFDHDPVYGKDLQSEHERYITEVHFKRPVIIYDYPMEIKPFYMRVNDDGRTVAAMDVLVPGIGEIIGGSQREERLDVLTARMDDMGLDRRDYWWYIDSRRYGSVPHSGFGMGFERVMMLMTGIRNIRDVLPFPRTPGSIEF